A portion of the Candidatus Nitrosotenuis aquarius genome contains these proteins:
- a CDS encoding coiled-coil domain-containing protein — MKLLLVVILSAAFGTLLLEEARGDAIHPLVQVHMGIPPNEVVCNEDLVKLVDSEKTRVICVKESSVDIFARGGWERLPDSEPSVTEIKDIIKTISITKAESIGVKKSSTSIYNYIFEVCAGSVTLVAPEILIKTDLDTKTITLSQDIPANSCRMSSATVTAINSSSITASLTNQDDIVSKIASINDKITSLNQQLEAEKETLASILLEQNTDEKKAKIGESTTKITSLRQAINDLRDDIARYNLVLYGQKSKTDLPKTSFTGSEISGNHVKIISALPSKTKGVWDVVLEVCAGRESISDPIIKVTTDTVDTTLKLTKIASNSCYKTGTKVEANSSSSISLKFSDVTFEIARLQGLIKDMEAKLATKRGELADLTNTVNPDPKKIHKVTNEVISLREDIVRAKSSLYQNIYNAYKN; from the coding sequence ATGAAACTTTTGCTTGTAGTTATTTTATCGGCGGCTTTTGGTACGCTTTTACTAGAGGAAGCACGTGGTGACGCAATACACCCCCTAGTACAAGTCCACATGGGCATACCGCCAAATGAAGTAGTATGTAATGAAGATCTTGTGAAGCTTGTTGATTCTGAAAAGACCAGAGTCATTTGTGTCAAAGAATCATCAGTGGATATATTTGCAAGAGGCGGATGGGAAAGACTACCGGATTCTGAGCCAAGTGTGACAGAAATTAAAGATATAATCAAGACAATTTCAATTACAAAGGCTGAGTCTATTGGAGTAAAGAAGAGTTCCACATCCATATACAACTATATCTTTGAAGTATGTGCTGGATCAGTAACACTTGTTGCCCCAGAAATCCTAATCAAAACCGACCTCGATACAAAGACAATCACGCTGTCACAAGACATTCCGGCTAACTCGTGCAGAATGTCGTCTGCTACAGTAACTGCGATTAATTCAAGTTCAATAACGGCAAGCCTAACAAACCAGGACGATATTGTGTCAAAAATAGCATCAATAAACGACAAGATCACCAGTCTCAATCAGCAACTTGAAGCAGAAAAAGAGACCTTGGCCTCAATACTGCTTGAACAAAACACTGATGAGAAAAAGGCAAAGATAGGAGAATCCACTACCAAGATCACCTCATTGCGACAAGCAATTAACGATCTTAGGGACGACATAGCCAGATACAACCTAGTATTGTATGGACAAAAATCGAAAACAGATCTACCAAAGACATCGTTTACCGGCTCGGAGATATCCGGAAATCATGTCAAGATAATATCTGCCCTACCATCTAAGACAAAGGGAGTTTGGGATGTAGTACTGGAAGTATGTGCAGGAAGGGAATCGATTTCTGATCCCATAATCAAGGTCACAACAGACACGGTCGATACGACTTTGAAGCTTACAAAAATAGCATCAAATTCTTGTTACAAGACAGGAACAAAAGTAGAAGCAAATTCCTCTTCTAGTATATCTCTCAAGTTTTCGGATGTGACATTTGAGATAGCCAGACTTCAAGGATTGATAAAAGACATGGAGGCAAAACTGGCTACAAAAAGAGGCGAGCTTGCTGACTTGACAAATACTGTCAATCCAGATCCCAAAAAGATCCACAAAGTAACCAACGAGGTCATTTCATTAAGGGAAGATATAGTCAGAGCAAAGTCAAGCCTGTACCAAAACATCTACAATGCATATAAAAATTAA
- a CDS encoding response regulator yields the protein MSGQKTILIVDDDVDLLENTAFMIKGMGHNVFTAKDGDDGVTKYKDIRPDLTFMDIRMPKMDGYDAFLKIRQHDSSAKVILITAYNQDEKKYLKAKSLGLIEAISKPYSFEILEGLINKHA from the coding sequence GTGTCCGGCCAAAAGACAATTCTAATTGTAGACGATGATGTAGATCTGCTAGAAAACACCGCCTTTATGATCAAGGGCATGGGTCACAATGTATTTACTGCAAAGGACGGAGATGATGGAGTGACTAAATACAAGGACATAAGGCCAGACTTGACATTTATGGACATAAGAATGCCAAAAATGGATGGCTATGATGCATTTCTTAAGATAAGGCAACACGACTCGAGTGCCAAAGTGATTCTAATTACGGCATACAATCAGGACGAAAAGAAATACCTCAAGGCAAAGAGCCTAGGCCTAATTGAGGCAATATCAAAGCCATATTCATTTGAGATACTAGAAGGCCTAATCAACAAGCACGCCTAA
- a CDS encoding sensor histidine kinase, with protein MKITYLLILAITVLFSVYAGHSYFTYEFAIDEAKKTTLLRSQAQANNIMQDLDGHIYSKILELQSLTEIKQIQSSVIESNQKFDESDLVELESPLDITQHDRTKLMKSIFENKISARLNEFVLSDTNEYNLNVVKELFVTNQYGAVIALTTGTTDYIQADEEWWQITKNKQSFVGKMEYDKNYDDYVVPFAFPILDESSNYIGTLRITVSYHVLLEDFLNDADVLNEARKNVILVDNDGQAIYKNGQIFPSNSKIEYFSRFTTDNDSFEIGYPDIIFVSYATSIGYRDFRGFDWVVVIEQDSSVVEGFETLERNFLISTLLGIISATALGIVLSRFVTNPLARLSKITVLLGRGDFDAKIQKSKITEINTIMNSFREMEVSLKKLFETEKKLSEANARIKNERLTAIGELSASMAHDMKNPLGTIRTGMDIIKRNVGSNPEIDTVIQRMDRAVSRMSHQVEDVLNYLRKTPLLIKPASIRSIIKSAIQSLEVPKEVQISIEGQDITIDCDEKKMEILFINLILNSIQATDQDKGKITIKIKQNNNNAIIEIEDNGPGIEEKIIPDVFKPLVTTKQKGTGLGLASCKNIVEQHNGSISFQNDPTIFTITIPITQEMKNS; from the coding sequence GTGAAAATCACATACTTGCTGATACTGGCAATCACAGTTTTGTTTTCGGTATATGCAGGACATAGTTATTTTACTTATGAATTTGCAATTGATGAAGCAAAAAAGACAACATTGTTGAGGAGCCAGGCACAGGCAAACAACATCATGCAAGACCTCGATGGGCACATTTATTCAAAAATACTAGAGCTGCAAAGTCTAACAGAAATAAAACAAATTCAGTCATCAGTTATAGAATCTAACCAGAAATTTGATGAATCAGATCTTGTAGAGTTAGAATCTCCTCTAGATATTACACAACATGATAGAACCAAATTAATGAAGAGCATATTTGAGAACAAAATTTCTGCTAGACTCAATGAGTTTGTCTTATCAGACACGAACGAATACAACCTAAATGTTGTAAAAGAACTGTTTGTGACAAACCAATATGGGGCAGTTATTGCCCTTACGACAGGCACGACAGATTACATACAAGCAGATGAGGAATGGTGGCAAATTACAAAAAACAAACAGAGTTTTGTGGGCAAGATGGAATACGACAAGAATTATGATGATTATGTAGTCCCATTTGCATTTCCCATTCTGGATGAATCTTCAAACTATATCGGAACGCTGAGAATTACAGTTAGTTATCATGTCTTATTGGAAGACTTCCTAAATGATGCTGATGTGCTAAACGAAGCAAGAAAAAACGTCATACTTGTCGACAATGATGGTCAGGCCATATACAAAAACGGGCAAATATTCCCGTCTAATTCAAAAATAGAATATTTTTCCAGATTCACAACAGATAATGATAGTTTTGAGATCGGTTATCCAGATATCATCTTTGTGTCTTATGCAACATCAATAGGATATAGAGACTTTAGAGGATTTGACTGGGTTGTTGTAATAGAGCAAGACTCCTCAGTAGTAGAAGGATTTGAGACGCTTGAGAGGAACTTTTTGATCTCAACGTTACTCGGAATAATATCTGCCACGGCTCTTGGAATAGTTCTGTCCCGTTTTGTTACAAATCCTCTTGCTAGGCTTTCAAAGATCACAGTGCTTCTTGGAAGGGGAGATTTTGATGCAAAGATACAGAAAAGCAAAATTACAGAGATAAACACCATAATGAATTCTTTTAGAGAAATGGAAGTTTCCTTAAAGAAATTATTTGAAACAGAGAAAAAGCTGTCCGAAGCAAATGCACGCATAAAAAACGAAAGACTGACTGCAATAGGAGAGCTTTCTGCAAGCATGGCTCACGACATGAAAAACCCTCTTGGCACAATCCGCACTGGAATGGACATCATAAAGAGAAACGTCGGATCCAATCCAGAAATAGACACAGTCATACAAAGAATGGATAGGGCAGTTTCTCGCATGTCGCATCAGGTGGAAGACGTTCTAAATTACTTGAGAAAAACACCACTTTTGATCAAGCCTGCGTCCATAAGATCAATTATTAAATCAGCAATACAATCGCTAGAGGTTCCAAAAGAAGTGCAGATTTCCATAGAGGGACAAGACATCACAATAGACTGCGATGAGAAAAAAATGGAAATATTATTTATCAACTTGATTTTAAATTCTATTCAGGCAACAGATCAAGACAAGGGCAAAATTACAATTAAAATCAAACAAAACAACAACAATGCCATAATTGAGATTGAGGATAATGGCCCTGGAATTGAGGAAAAAATAATTCCAGATGTTTTCAAACCACTAGTTACGACAAAACAAAAAGGAACTGGTCTTGGCCTTGCCAGCTGCAAAAATATCGTAGAGCAACACAATGGCTCCATTTCATTTCAGAATGACCCAACTATCTTTACCATAACTATACCAATTACACAAGAAATGAAAAACTCGTAA
- a CDS encoding SLC13 family permease, translating into MKKPEISRIGLALGPVLFTIIVLAPIDGLSLEAKIVLGTAFLMGAWWVTEAIPIYVTALLPLVVFPILHVTELAQVSTFYADRIVFLMLGGFFLAAAIERTGLHQRFAFTILKLFGTNPKSIIGAFVLVTGVLSAWMSNTATTLLMLPIAIAIITSLDIQNKEKFSICLLLSIAYAASIGGIATLIGTSPNAIFASLSKSLVGIDVSFAQWLLVGLPVSAISLFVMWLYMVNVGVRIGKTPIIGEKTLIAKKLEDLGKISRDEKLVIVVFAGAVTAWITRGLVWADLFPLVDDSTIALFAAMSLFFIPSKNKRLLDWSSAVKIPWGILVLIGGGLALAGSFTVTGVDVWMADHLSFLHGANYFIIILVLASVVIFSEYLSNTATAALMIPVAAALAPTLGVNPILLMMPVAIAASYGFILPSSTPSNAIVLSSGHVNPKKMARIGLPLNIIGVLLVSVLTTLLVPLVWG; encoded by the coding sequence TTGAAAAAGCCAGAAATTAGCAGAATCGGCCTGGCCTTGGGTCCAGTTCTTTTTACAATCATAGTTCTAGCGCCAATTGACGGGCTGTCACTTGAGGCAAAAATAGTCCTTGGAACGGCGTTTCTGATGGGTGCTTGGTGGGTCACAGAGGCAATCCCTATCTATGTTACTGCCCTTTTGCCGCTGGTCGTCTTTCCGATTCTGCACGTGACTGAGCTTGCACAGGTGTCGACATTTTATGCAGACAGGATAGTTTTTCTTATGTTGGGCGGGTTCTTTCTTGCAGCCGCAATAGAGAGAACCGGCCTGCACCAAAGATTTGCATTTACAATATTGAAATTATTTGGGACAAATCCGAAAAGCATCATTGGCGCATTTGTCCTAGTGACCGGAGTTCTTAGCGCATGGATGAGCAACACCGCTACCACATTACTGATGCTGCCTATTGCAATTGCAATCATAACTAGTCTTGACATACAAAACAAGGAAAAATTCAGCATCTGTCTTTTGCTTAGCATAGCGTATGCGGCAAGCATAGGGGGCATTGCAACTTTGATCGGCACTTCACCCAATGCAATATTTGCATCGCTTTCCAAGTCGCTAGTTGGAATCGATGTGAGTTTTGCCCAGTGGCTTCTTGTGGGGCTACCGGTAAGTGCAATCTCTCTTTTTGTAATGTGGCTCTACATGGTAAATGTGGGTGTAAGGATTGGCAAAACCCCGATAATTGGCGAAAAAACACTCATCGCAAAAAAACTCGAAGACCTCGGCAAAATTAGCAGGGATGAAAAACTAGTCATTGTAGTCTTTGCTGGTGCTGTAACTGCATGGATAACTAGGGGATTGGTCTGGGCAGATCTATTCCCGTTGGTGGATGATTCAACAATTGCTCTTTTTGCGGCAATGTCTTTGTTTTTCATTCCTTCAAAAAACAAGAGACTGCTGGACTGGAGTTCCGCAGTAAAAATTCCATGGGGCATACTGGTGCTAATTGGCGGGGGGCTGGCACTTGCAGGAAGCTTTACAGTTACAGGAGTGGATGTCTGGATGGCAGACCATCTGTCCTTTCTGCATGGTGCCAATTATTTTATCATAATTTTGGTCCTAGCCTCTGTTGTGATATTTAGCGAATATCTCTCCAATACCGCAACTGCGGCATTGATGATTCCAGTTGCTGCAGCTCTTGCTCCCACCCTTGGCGTAAATCCAATTTTGCTCATGATGCCTGTGGCAATTGCGGCAAGCTATGGATTCATCCTGCCTTCGAGCACCCCCTCAAACGCAATAGTGCTCTCTAGTGGACATGTAAACCCAAAGAAAATGGCAAGAATTGGTCTGCCGCTAAACATCATAGGAGTGTTGCTTGTGTCTGTTCTGACCACGTTGTTGGTCCCACTGGTCTGGGGATGA
- a CDS encoding sodium:calcium antiporter produces MSEMILDIIILAASIAVLVKSATFAIEKIVRFSKITGIGELAAGFVIVAVATSTPEISVAVFSTHSDNVGITLGDIFGSNVTNIGLVTGLFLLISPIRHIEQKTLRTLLPLLLASSAIPLALLVSQQGSRFIGIVLLGAFGFFLYYTIKSHKIEKEDAEQEKNSALKQLIYFFVGIALVIVSAKFVVDSASSIAEVTGIRQSVIGATVIAFGTSLPELTVDIIAVRKRHLQLALGDIIGSCITNITLVLGLVLVLSSVDINFGILSSLIGFAIVAPFAMFLFLRTAKIKKWHAMALLAIYAAFIITIFEIQILFIGI; encoded by the coding sequence ATGTCTGAGATGATTCTTGACATAATAATTCTGGCAGCATCGATTGCAGTACTGGTCAAAAGCGCAACCTTTGCAATTGAGAAAATTGTAAGGTTTTCCAAAATAACTGGAATTGGGGAGCTTGCAGCAGGGTTTGTCATAGTTGCAGTGGCAACATCGACTCCAGAAATCAGCGTGGCCGTATTCTCAACACATTCTGATAATGTGGGAATAACACTTGGCGATATTTTCGGCTCAAACGTTACCAATATTGGCCTCGTTACGGGATTGTTTTTGCTGATATCGCCGATACGGCACATAGAGCAAAAAACACTGCGTACTCTCTTGCCGCTTCTTTTGGCGTCATCTGCGATACCTCTGGCCTTGTTGGTCTCTCAGCAAGGTAGCAGGTTTATTGGAATTGTGCTCTTGGGAGCTTTTGGCTTTTTCCTGTATTATACCATAAAGTCTCACAAAATAGAAAAAGAGGATGCCGAACAAGAAAAAAACTCCGCACTAAAGCAATTGATCTATTTTTTTGTCGGAATTGCCCTTGTGATTGTCAGCGCCAAGTTCGTAGTGGACAGTGCATCATCGATTGCCGAGGTGACAGGAATAAGGCAATCCGTTATTGGAGCAACAGTCATTGCCTTTGGCACCTCCTTACCAGAACTAACTGTTGACATAATAGCGGTAAGAAAAAGACACCTACAGCTTGCCCTGGGAGATATTATTGGGTCGTGCATAACAAACATCACGCTGGTTCTAGGATTGGTCTTGGTGCTCTCTAGCGTGGACATTAACTTTGGAATTCTCTCATCGCTAATTGGATTTGCAATAGTTGCGCCATTTGCAATGTTTCTATTTCTTAGGACGGCAAAAATCAAGAAATGGCACGCCATGGCCCTACTTGCAATTTATGCTGCATTCATAATTACGATATTTGAGATCCAAATTCTGTTCATCGGAATTTAG